In Candidatus Falkowbacteria bacterium, a genomic segment contains:
- the ppsA gene encoding phosphoenolpyruvate synthase → MILIKFYKDLGIKDVPTVGGKNASLGEMFRTLTAKNIRVPNGFATTSEAYRHFFSETGLMQEIRKILKGLDTNNVNDLARRGQKIRELIVKAEFPDKLKKEIITAYDKLSKIYKTKNVHVAVRSSATAEDLPDASFAGQQDTYLNISGHEALLVAVKECIASLFTNRAISYRQDKGFDHFKIALSVGVQKMVRSDVGSSGVMFSIDTESGFKNVVLINSIYGLGENIVQGKVNPDEFMVFKPTGKIIFRARGRKRIKMVYDHKGSKPVKDIPVAPKDQLEYSITDAQVKELAQAAMIIEEHYDRPMDMEWAVDGVENKVYIVQARPETIHSVRDYSIVEEYKIASHPSPIVKGKSVGNKIGAGQANRIMDIKDISKFKKGQVLVTDMTDPDWEPIMKIASAIVTDKGGRTCHAAIVSRELGIPCVVGTENGSNLIKAGENITISCAEGDDGYVYPGIVKYTVKKTNVKSLPRPKTQIMMNIGSPELAFTSSFIPNDGVGLAREEFIINTYIKIHPLALINYDKITDKKVKKQIDDLTVGYADKKQFFIDRLSQGVALIAAAFYPKPVIVRLTDFKSNEYANLIGGKAYEPIEANPMIGWRGASRYYDPSYEPAFALECKALKKVRDEMGLTNMKLMIPICRTVEEGKKVLELLAKYGLKQGKNDLEVYVMAEIPANIILAEQFAKVFDGFSIGSNDLTQLTLGIDRDAGSLKVAGMSNEKNDAVKSLIRYLIETGKATKTKVGICGQGPSDFPEFARFLVECGIDSISLNPDTVIKTTIDILKTEKKLKRR, encoded by the coding sequence ATGATTCTCATAAAATTCTATAAAGATCTTGGTATTAAAGATGTCCCAACCGTTGGTGGAAAAAATGCTTCCTTGGGTGAAATGTTTCGCACCTTAACAGCAAAAAATATCCGAGTCCCAAATGGTTTTGCCACAACTTCCGAAGCCTATAGACATTTTTTTTCAGAAACTGGTTTGATGCAAGAAATACGAAAAATTTTAAAAGGTTTAGATACTAATAATGTAAATGATTTAGCTCGTCGTGGACAAAAGATTAGAGAATTAATTGTCAAAGCAGAATTTCCAGATAAACTTAAAAAAGAAATTATTACTGCTTATGATAAGTTGTCAAAGATCTATAAAACAAAAAATGTTCATGTTGCCGTCCGTTCTTCAGCTACGGCTGAAGATTTGCCGGATGCTTCTTTTGCCGGTCAACAAGATACCTATCTTAATATCTCTGGCCATGAAGCACTTTTAGTCGCCGTGAAAGAATGTATTGCTTCATTATTTACTAATCGAGCTATATCCTACCGACAAGATAAAGGTTTTGATCACTTTAAAATTGCTTTATCAGTAGGTGTTCAGAAAATGGTGCGCTCAGATGTTGGCTCAAGCGGTGTTATGTTTTCTATAGATACTGAATCAGGTTTTAAAAATGTTGTATTGATTAATTCAATTTATGGTTTAGGTGAAAATATTGTCCAAGGTAAAGTTAACCCCGATGAGTTTATGGTTTTTAAACCAACAGGCAAGATTATTTTTCGAGCCCGTGGTCGCAAGCGAATTAAAATGGTGTATGATCACAAGGGTTCAAAACCAGTTAAAGATATTCCAGTTGCTCCAAAAGATCAGTTGGAATACTCTATCACCGATGCCCAGGTCAAAGAATTAGCTCAGGCGGCCATGATAATTGAAGAGCATTATGATCGTCCAATGGATATGGAATGGGCGGTTGATGGTGTAGAAAATAAGGTTTACATTGTTCAAGCTCGTCCGGAGACGATTCACAGTGTTCGAGATTACAGTATTGTTGAAGAGTATAAAATTGCCTCACATCCATCACCGATTGTAAAAGGTAAGAGCGTCGGTAATAAAATTGGTGCTGGACAAGCTAATCGGATCATGGATATTAAAGATATTTCAAAGTTTAAAAAAGGCCAGGTGTTGGTGACTGATATGACGGATCCTGATTGGGAGCCGATTATGAAAATTGCTTCAGCAATTGTTACTGACAAGGGCGGACGAACCTGTCATGCGGCCATTGTCTCCCGAGAGCTTGGAATTCCTTGTGTGGTTGGAACAGAAAATGGCAGTAATTTAATTAAGGCCGGAGAAAATATTACCATTAGTTGTGCTGAAGGTGATGATGGGTATGTATATCCAGGAATTGTAAAATATACAGTTAAGAAAACCAATGTAAAAAGTTTGCCTCGTCCAAAAACTCAGATCATGATGAATATTGGTTCGCCGGAATTAGCCTTTACGTCTTCATTTATTCCTAACGACGGTGTTGGTTTGGCTCGAGAAGAATTTATCATTAATACCTATATAAAAATTCATCCTTTGGCTTTAATTAATTATGACAAAATTACTGACAAGAAAGTAAAAAAACAAATTGATGATTTAACAGTTGGGTATGCTGATAAAAAACAATTTTTTATTGATCGTTTATCGCAAGGCGTGGCCTTGATTGCAGCTGCTTTTTATCCAAAGCCGGTGATTGTTCGGTTGACTGATTTTAAGTCCAATGAATATGCCAACCTTATTGGTGGAAAGGCTTATGAACCAATTGAAGCTAATCCAATGATTGGCTGGCGTGGGGCGAGTCGTTATTATGATCCTTCGTATGAACCAGCTTTTGCTTTGGAGTGTAAGGCACTGAAAAAAGTTAGAGATGAGATGGGGTTAACTAATATGAAATTGATGATTCCGATTTGTCGAACAGTTGAAGAAGGGAAAAAGGTTTTGGAGCTTTTGGCAAAATATGGTTTAAAGCAAGGAAAGAATGATTTAGAAGTTTATGTGATGGCTGAAATTCCGGCTAACATTATTTTGGCTGAACAGTTTGCCAAAGTCTTTGATGGATTTTCAATCGGTTCTAACGACTTAACTCAACTCACGCTTGGTATTGATCGCGATGCCGGTTCTTTGAAAGTTGCGGGTATGTCCAATGAGAAAAATGATGCTGTTAAATCTTTGATCCGTTATCTCATTGAAACAGGAAAAGCAACAAAAACTAAAGTAGGAATTTGTGGCCAAGGACCAAGCGACTTTCCGGAATTTGCCCGATTTTTAGTTGAGTGTGGTATTGACAGTATTTCTCTCAATCCTGATACTGTTATTAAGACAACAATAGATATTCTAAAGACTGAAAAAAAGCTAAAAAGAAGGTAG